A genomic segment from Sphingopyxis sp. DBS4 encodes:
- a CDS encoding CaiB/BaiF CoA-transferase family protein has protein sequence MTKTGPLAGLKILEIAGIGPAPFCGMLLADLGADVVVIERVSPNSENIDLGSGAIVNRGKRVIALDLKSPEGVAHVLDLVQRGDVLIEGMRPGVMERLGLGPEVCLARNPRLVFGRMTGWGQQGPLAQAAGHDINYIALSGALWYAGHPGEPPMAPPSLVGDIGGGALYLAIGVLAAAMHARDTGNGQVVDAAIVDGSAHMMNLLLSLKAAGQVASIRGCSILDGPHWYSTYRCADGNFISVGSLEPKFYALLCKKLGLAGDSSFDDGYDRDAWPELKQRFSEIFAMRTREEWRALLEGSDACFAPVLDPDEAARHPHMAARGVYREIDNILQAMPAPRFSGSSLPIPGPIPLHHEDPSTIRRGWSKPDRCGITARTDCCE, from the coding sequence ATGACGAAAACTGGTCCGCTTGCAGGCCTCAAAATACTCGAAATTGCGGGCATCGGCCCGGCGCCGTTTTGCGGAATGCTGTTGGCCGACCTTGGCGCCGATGTCGTCGTCATTGAACGCGTAAGCCCTAACTCCGAAAATATCGATCTTGGCAGCGGCGCCATTGTGAACCGCGGGAAACGTGTAATTGCCTTGGATCTGAAGTCCCCCGAAGGCGTCGCGCATGTCCTGGATCTCGTCCAAAGGGGCGATGTACTGATCGAAGGCATGCGGCCTGGGGTGATGGAGAGGCTCGGCCTTGGTCCCGAGGTTTGCCTAGCGCGTAACCCCCGCCTTGTATTCGGTCGCATGACGGGTTGGGGGCAGCAGGGACCTCTCGCCCAAGCGGCCGGCCATGACATCAACTATATCGCGCTGTCAGGAGCCCTTTGGTATGCTGGGCATCCTGGTGAACCGCCAATGGCGCCGCCAAGCCTGGTAGGCGATATTGGGGGTGGAGCGCTTTATTTGGCCATCGGCGTCCTCGCAGCGGCAATGCACGCCCGGGATACCGGGAATGGGCAAGTGGTTGACGCCGCGATCGTCGATGGGAGCGCTCACATGATGAACTTGCTCCTGAGCCTGAAGGCCGCCGGCCAGGTTGCCAGCATACGCGGCTGCAGCATCCTTGACGGCCCTCACTGGTACTCGACCTATCGGTGCGCCGACGGGAATTTCATCTCAGTCGGATCACTCGAGCCCAAGTTCTATGCGCTGCTTTGCAAAAAGCTGGGGTTGGCCGGCGATAGCAGTTTTGACGACGGCTATGATCGTGATGCCTGGCCCGAGCTCAAGCAGCGTTTTAGCGAGATATTCGCCATGCGGACACGGGAAGAATGGCGCGCACTGCTGGAAGGCAGCGATGCCTGCTTTGCCCCCGTGCTTGATCCGGACGAAGCGGCGCGCCATCCTCATATGGCAGCGCGAGGCGTCTATCGGGAGATCGACAATATCCTTCAGGCAATGCCGGCGCCACGTTTTTCGGGCTCGTCACTACCGATCCCCGGACCGATCCCGCTGCATCATGAAGATCCGAGTACAATTCGGC
- a CDS encoding TonB-dependent receptor, producing the protein MLFGRNVTGGAVVVRTTRPSFDFGAKAKLSIETGLKKTVSGTVTGPIVDDVLAAKLAVYYSDDNGWFRNRFDNRSFGKSHDLIIRPALSLKGGDRFRMDLRYEHGDVESDGAPVQSHALFPRDSFRFSINFPGFYDAKWDQAIVETNIDVGLGGGVFTNIAGYRKFRSSAGADIDGTPQSFFHAFFEIDQDQLSDELRYAGRFGDVELTTGLYYFSQDLRYAELRNLLGGARIVSGGGTQDQTTWGIFASTDWHFTDTLTLNLGARYSWERKAVRVSALRANGCNLDTLICATNFADAAKWRGFTPKIGLQWKPDDDTQIYGLYTRGFRSGGYNLRNTDPAVPPGPFNQETQDSFELGAKKQFGRHRINLAAFYNRMKDLQREINLPGPLGVSQVIRNTADATIKGVEAEGQFFLLSNLVISGQLGYVNGQYRNVQFDLSGDGVINDVDRALKLPRLSPWTYGVGLTYDQQLGELGTATARVSFTHRDKAAFTDNNVGFLQGADMLDASLTLATDNKHWRFSIYGRNLLNEVTIGGDTPLPAAFGGTGASLSPLNRGRVIGGEVAISF; encoded by the coding sequence TTGCTTTTCGGTCGCAACGTTACCGGCGGTGCCGTGGTTGTGCGGACCACACGGCCCAGCTTCGATTTTGGAGCCAAAGCCAAGCTATCCATTGAAACGGGACTGAAGAAGACCGTAAGCGGCACGGTTACCGGACCTATCGTCGATGACGTTTTGGCTGCCAAATTGGCCGTCTACTACAGCGACGACAATGGCTGGTTTCGCAACCGCTTCGACAATCGCAGCTTCGGTAAATCACATGACCTTATCATTCGCCCGGCACTTTCGCTCAAGGGTGGCGACCGCTTCCGAATGGATCTCCGCTATGAGCATGGCGATGTCGAAAGCGATGGAGCCCCTGTCCAGAGTCACGCGCTGTTTCCCCGCGACAGCTTCAGGTTTTCGATCAATTTCCCAGGTTTCTATGATGCCAAATGGGACCAGGCGATCGTGGAAACCAACATCGATGTCGGTCTGGGCGGAGGCGTCTTCACCAACATCGCTGGCTATCGGAAATTCCGATCCTCCGCGGGCGCTGATATCGATGGAACACCACAGTCCTTCTTTCATGCCTTTTTCGAAATCGACCAGGATCAGCTCAGCGACGAACTTCGTTATGCCGGAAGGTTCGGTGACGTCGAATTGACAACCGGTCTATACTATTTTTCCCAGGATCTTCGTTACGCCGAGCTGCGGAATCTTTTGGGCGGTGCTCGGATCGTTTCCGGTGGGGGTACGCAAGACCAGACAACATGGGGCATTTTTGCTTCGACCGACTGGCATTTCACCGATACGCTGACCTTGAATCTCGGCGCGCGGTATAGCTGGGAACGCAAAGCCGTTCGGGTCTCGGCCTTGCGCGCAAATGGTTGCAATCTAGACACGCTGATCTGTGCAACCAATTTCGCCGACGCGGCAAAATGGCGAGGGTTTACGCCGAAAATCGGCCTTCAGTGGAAGCCGGATGACGACACGCAGATTTATGGCCTTTACACGCGCGGGTTCCGCAGCGGCGGATATAATTTGCGCAACACCGATCCCGCTGTGCCGCCGGGGCCATTCAATCAAGAGACCCAGGACAGTTTCGAACTCGGCGCCAAGAAGCAATTCGGGCGCCACCGGATCAACCTGGCGGCCTTCTACAATCGCATGAAGGACCTGCAGCGCGAGATCAACCTGCCCGGACCGCTTGGCGTCAGCCAGGTCATACGGAACACCGCCGACGCCACAATCAAAGGCGTCGAGGCCGAGGGGCAGTTTTTTCTTTTGTCCAACCTCGTGATTTCGGGTCAGCTCGGCTACGTGAATGGCCAGTATCGCAACGTCCAGTTCGACCTCAGCGGTGATGGCGTCATCAACGATGTGGATCGTGCGCTCAAATTGCCAAGGCTGTCGCCATGGACCTATGGCGTGGGGCTGACTTATGATCAGCAGCTTGGCGAATTGGGGACAGCAACGGCGCGTGTCAGCTTCACGCATCGCGACAAGGCGGCATTCACCGACAACAACGTCGGCTTCCTTCAGGGCGCCGATATGCTCGATGCGAGCCTCACATTGGCGACCGACAACAAGCACTGGCGCTTCTCCATCTATGGCCGAAACCTCCTGAATGAGGTGACGATTGGCGGCGATACACCTTTGCCGGCGGCCTTCGGGGGCACGGGTGCAAGCCTTTCACCGCTAAACAGGGGGCGCGTCATCGGCGGAGAAGTGGCGATTAGCTTCTAG
- a CDS encoding LysR family transcriptional regulator, with translation MIQAVSPLQISRRVAVVLGGSVESKIGKMTLIRLIHSLEQLFLWGMSMLDSRLKHAVAVGQLRSFSRAADAVGVTQSAVTKSVAELERYLGYSLFHRTSRGAMPTEEGREFIDRAARLLADAAELLGDTARRADAYAGPLRIGLFPGSIDWLLTQPLVSLLRRHPAVRVEVVSGNSERGVRLLSRGDIDVAFGLEAAFARWPEFKCERVASIEILPFVRNNHPILGINPTSKEPLVQFEFVVPSSSEPYTSIIQQMYEKSGKRPADWIHMTDYFQLVRRIVATSDAIGMVAKQFTENSWFRANFVALEGIGLFDPLTLCYAVRSRWQVKPAGRALVSLVRQAWRTAPSD, from the coding sequence TTGATCCAGGCCGTTTCGCCGCTCCAGATTTCGAGACGGGTTGCAGTCGTGCTGGGCGGCAGTGTCGAAAGTAAGATTGGCAAAATGACCTTGATTCGCCTAATTCATTCTCTGGAGCAATTATTCCTGTGGGGCATGTCCATGCTCGATTCTCGCCTCAAGCATGCCGTCGCGGTTGGTCAGCTTCGTTCCTTCTCCAGGGCAGCGGATGCGGTTGGTGTCACGCAGTCGGCGGTGACCAAGAGTGTCGCTGAACTCGAACGGTATCTTGGCTATTCCCTTTTCCATCGGACCTCACGGGGCGCGATGCCGACAGAGGAGGGACGCGAATTTATCGATCGCGCAGCGCGCTTGCTTGCCGACGCAGCTGAACTACTCGGAGATACAGCCCGCCGCGCCGACGCCTATGCGGGCCCGCTTCGAATCGGACTGTTCCCAGGGTCAATCGACTGGTTGCTCACCCAACCTCTGGTTTCTTTGCTGCGGCGCCATCCGGCAGTGCGCGTCGAAGTCGTTTCGGGCAACAGCGAAAGGGGCGTGCGACTCCTGTCGCGCGGCGATATCGATGTCGCCTTTGGACTTGAAGCGGCCTTTGCACGCTGGCCGGAATTCAAGTGCGAGCGGGTCGCCTCGATCGAAATACTGCCTTTTGTGCGGAACAATCATCCCATTCTGGGGATAAACCCGACCAGCAAGGAGCCGCTGGTCCAGTTCGAATTCGTAGTGCCCTCATCTTCCGAACCCTACACATCGATCATTCAGCAGATGTACGAAAAAAGCGGTAAGCGTCCCGCTGACTGGATCCACATGACAGACTATTTTCAATTGGTTCGACGGATCGTTGCCACATCCGATGCTATCGGGATGGTTGCAAAACAGTTCACCGAGAACTCATGGTTTCGCGCCAATTTCGTGGCCTTGGAGGGAATCGGTTTATTCGATCCATTGACGCTTTGTTATGCTGTGCGTAGCCGCTGGCAGGTAAAACCGGCTGGCCGTGCGCTCGTCAGCCTTGTTCGTCAGGCATGGCGCACCGCACCATCGGATTAA